ATTACTTATGAGTATTATGACACATAAATGCACTTGTAGAAGCAAAAAGTTTGATGCAAACTTCCAGGAACGCAGGAAGCAGGTTTTTTATCTTCAATCAAAACTAAATCAATTCGGCTCTACCTGGGAGGAGGTGCAGTGATGACTCAAGTTAGAAGTGAAAAAGCACCTCTGTTCTACCAGCTAACGCATAAAGAATGGCTAGAAACAGTGAAAGACTTGACTGGGGCTGAAGTTAAAGTTCTTTACTACATCCGTTCGCTCGATCCTTTCGGCGATCACAAACTAGAGTACAGCGTAACTCAAATGGCAGCGGAATTAGGGTTATCTAAAGGTGCGGTTTCTAAGGTTATTAGGAGACTAGAACAGAAGAAATTGGTAGAGCTTAGAGTCTTTTCTACATCAAGCCACAATAATCTTGAATGCCAAATACGCACAGGACTGAAGATTCCCAACAACATAATTCTCCTATTTCAACCTGCTCACTCTCCACAGTTAAATCCGATTGAGCGCGTGTGGCAATACATCAAAGAATTTTTAAGTTGGGAGTTGTTTGACTCACTTGAAGATTTGAGAAATAGAGTTCGGGAAATTTTAGCAGATGAACTCTCGACCAAACTTATTGCTTCATTAACCGGACGACAGTCTATTTTGTCTTCTCTGAGTGTTGCAGATATTTAGCAAAATGGTATGACTTGTCGCAAAAGTAAGAAATTGGTCTCAAAAATGAGACAAACTTCTCAAGAATGCGAAAAGCGAAGCCCAGAATCCTTGCCTGATAAGGCTTTTAGCACTCCTCAGACTAATCAGACTTACACAGACTTTATACAAACTCTCTCAGAAGAGGAACGAGAGAATTTTGAAAGATTTGTGCGAGAAGAATGGCGACGACGAAAAGGAGAAGAAATTGTTAGCTTGGAGCGCTTCTTGGCGAAAGAGGAAGATTTTAAAAATTGGCACCAGCGATTTTTAGATTCCCCTGCAGGGCGCGGCGCGAAAAAGAAAGCAATTGCCACGAGTTACAACTGGCGAAACGACGTTCGCTTCGATACGTGGATTTGGGAAGCATTTAATCGCGGCT
This portion of the Gloeocapsopsis dulcis genome encodes:
- a CDS encoding MarR family transcriptional regulator, which encodes MTQVRSEKAPLFYQLTHKEWLETVKDLTGAEVKVLYYIRSLDPFGDHKLEYSVTQMAAELGLSKGAVSKVIRRLEQKKLVELRVFSTSSHNNLECQIRTGLKIPNNIILLFQPAHSPQLNPIERVWQYIKEFLSWELFDSLEDLRNRVREILADELSTKLIASLTGRQSILSSLSVADI